A genomic region of Mus musculus strain C57BL/6J chromosome 7, GRCm38.p6 C57BL/6J contains the following coding sequences:
- the Pafah1b3 gene encoding platelet-activating factor acetylhydrolase IB subunit gamma isoform X1, with protein sequence MSGEGENPASKPTPVQDVQGDGRWMSLHHRFVADSKDKEPEVVFIGDSLVQLMHQCEIWRELFSPLHALNFGIGGDSTQHVLWRLENGELEHIRPKIVVVWVGTNNHSHTAEQVTGGIKAIVQLVNKLQPQARVVVLGLLPRGQHPNPLREKNRQVNELVRAALAGYPRAHFLDADPGFVHSDGTISHHDMYDYLHLSRLGYTPVCRALHSLLLRLLAQDQGQGIPLPETAS encoded by the exons ATGAGTGGGGAAGGGGAGAACCCGGCCAGCAAGCCCACGCCTGTGCAAGACGTGCAGGGTGACGGGCGCTGGATGTCTCTG CACCATCGGTTTGTAGCGGACAGCAAAGACAAGGAACCCGAAGTAGTCTTTATCGGGGACTCCTTGGTTCAGCTAATGCACCAATGTGAG ATCTGGCGGGAGCTCTTCTCACCTCTGCATGCACTTAACTTTGGCATTGGTGGTGACAGCACACAGCATGTACTCTGGCGGCTTGAGAACGGGGAGCTGGAGCACATCCGGCCCAAG ATTGTGGTGGTCTGGGTGGGCACCAACAACCATAGCCACACAGCAGAACAAGTGACAGGTGGCATCAAAGCCATCGTACAACTGGTGAACAAGCTGCAGCCCCAGGCACGGGTGGTTGTGCTG GGCCTGCTTCCGAGAGGCCAGCACCCCAACCCACTTCGAGAGAAAAACCGACAGGTAAACGAGCTGGTTCGGGCAGCACTGGCTGGCTACCCCCGAGCCCACTTCTTAGATGCAGACCCTGGGTTTGTGCATTCTGATGGCACCATAAGTCACCATGACATGTATGATTACCTACACCTGAGCCGCCTGGGGTACACACCTGTCTGCCGGGCCCTGCACTCCTTGCTTCTTCGTCTCTTGGCCCAAGATCAGGGCCAAGGCATCCCTCTgccagagacagcatcctaa
- the Prr19 gene encoding proline-rich protein 19 isoform X1: MDPRGPVPQPFQQLQKPGRIRRRKTRRERNKALVSSHRPLARQDPPISSRDPCVILQDPVASAAPKLVVITQGRLSREHRGLFNHEVKSLDVARLLNRGALESHTPQLPTKPSCSPVGVQEPDLQSKGKENKVPGGSGPGPPNSPDLPVLGQLLEELQYQLIVPQAFPRRNLVQESRDTIIRTLQGCHGCVPDLALVLRGCQLPLPEAKPRVPERQRMASSCMEVPEHAPREGKQRTQQATKGCDFAIPHTCNSTTPAHRGSQVQPPGHQLPFLSSASSPSGAAWGPPTAFDMLKSIWLIATPPPPPPQPWDVRPPQPLPQPPSPLLPRTSALDWSPNPPAPLPSLSWVVTQSSPEAWSFPPMRLY; the protein is encoded by the exons ATGGACCCTCGGGGACCAGTCCCTCAGCCTTTCCAGCAGCTTCAGAAACCTGGCCGAATTCGCCGTCGCAAGACCAGGAGGGAGCGAAATAAGGCCCTGGTGAGCAGCCACAGGCCATTGGCCCGTCAGGATCCTCCCATATCCAGTCGGGATCCATGTGTGATCCTCCAGGATCCTGTGGCCTCTGCAGCCCCCAAGCTTGTTGTGATAACTCAAGGCAGGTTGAGCCGGGAGCACCGGGGTCTCTTCAACCATgaggtgaaatccctggatgtgGCCCGGCTGCTTAACAGAGGTGCCTTGGAATCACATACCCCTCAGCTACCAACCAAGCCCTCCTGCAGTCCAGTTGGAGTACAAGAACCAGACCTTCAGTCAAAAGGCAAGGAGAACAAGGTACCAGGAGGCTCAGGCCCAGGCCCACCAAATTCTCCAGATCTTCCTGTGTTGGGGCAATTGCTGGAGGAGTTGCAGTACCAACTCATTGTGCCACAAGCCTTTCCCAGGAGAAACCTAGTGCAGGAGTCCAGAGACACCATCATAAGAACCTTACAGGGCTGCCATGGCTGTGTGCCTGATCTTGCCCTGGTGCTCCGAGGTTGCCAGCTACCCTTGCCTG AGGCCAAACCGAGGGTCCCTGAGAGACAGAGGATGGCATCTTCTTGTATGGAAGTTCCTGAGCATGCTCCACGGGAGGGGAAGCAAAGGACTCAGCAGGCAACAAAGGGGTGTGACTTTGCCATACCTCATACTTGCAACAGCACTACCCCTGCACACAGGGGCAGCCAGGTGCAACCTCCAGGTCACCAACTGCCATTCCTGTCCTCAGCATCATCACCATCTGGAGCAGCATGGGGTCCCCCAACAGCTTTTGATATGCTGAAAAGCATCTGGCTCATAGCCacaccacccccgcccccgccccagccCTGGGATGTCCGCCCACCTCAGCCCCTACCACAGCCACCATCACCCTTGTTACCCAGAACATCTGCCTTGGACTGGAGCCCCAACCCTCCTGCCCCACTGCCCAGTCTCTCCTGGGTAGTAACTCAGAGCAGTCCAGAGGCTTGGTCCTTCCCCCCAATGAGACTGTACTGA